The Penicillium psychrofluorescens genome assembly, chromosome: 2 nucleotide sequence GTTCTCCCGAGATTCTTGGTCCCATTCGACACCTGTGGCATGGTCAAAATTCTGAACTGCTGAATCCTTGCGAAGAAACAAGTGTGGCTGCGGTGCTCTACTAGAACGCTTAGGGGAAGGTGATGGGGTTTTGTATTTTGGTCTGACAAGGGTTTCCAGCACAGGAACTTTGGACATAGGCAAAGGGAGTTTGTGGCAATCCTTGGGACGACGGGGAGGTGGGCTCCGCGCCGAATCGACGACAGCTCCACACGTTGTCAATCGGAAGAAGTCAGAGCACAAGGTCCCTTCCTCATCAACAGAGGATGTGACCGAGTGCCCGTCATAATCCCGGCGACTCCGTGCCTCTTGGGTTCCAGATGGGTAATAGGGGTTGCGGGTaggaaacaaagaaaaaggtTGCATACCCTTTCGCTTTCCGAGAACACTGCCTGTCTCTTCGCCATGGGTGGCCAACGAGGTTGCTGGGCGCGAGACTGCTGTACCTGTGTGTTTGCGAGTCGAACCTAGGGACGAGTGTGGTCGAGATATCGCGGAGGGGGGTCGCGCGCCATAACCGACGGTGGCGGAAAATGATCCGTTGGTCGatcgggtggtggttgaacCTGGTCGTGGCATGGTTGACGAAGCAAAGGAGTTGCCTCTATTATGCGTCTTGGTCGGGCCGTTGGTCGGGCGAGTGACGGAGCCAGATCGTTTCGTTTCGGTCGGATTGGCTGTTTTGGGACGGGTTGCTGCTGTCGTGGTGAGCAAGTCGGGTTGTAGGATAAGTGAGAGTGTTGCATACGTGAGACGTTCGCCTTGCTGGCAATGGAgccaggaggaagaatgcCCGAGCGGGAATTGGTTGTGGCCGAAGTCATCTCGCGGAGACCAACCTGGGGGATGCGCGTCCGGGCAGATGCCCTTGCGTGTGTCTGCCGGCCTGTCAGTCCCTGTCAATACATGCTCGATTGATGTGTTCATGTACCACGTTCTCATCCTCCATGGTGAGGCTCGTTGTCCGCCAGATCACAGGCGAGTATAGGATGCggacaaggaggaggaattcACGGCCAGCCACGGTCCTCGGTGGAAACGATAATGGCGGTAGAGGGAAGTGAGGTGGTTCGTCAGTTGGTTGAAGCACTGACTGTTGTTGATCGGCGCTCCGTTTCTGGAGAGACCGAGTAAACAAACAGCTGACTCATGTGCGCACGTGACCTTGCCTGGGTTCCCATGTTCTTGGTTTCACATCTTGTTCGTTCTGTTGGTGAAATCGGTATAGGCCTTGAAATCCTCTTCGATTGGGGCATCCAATATCTACTACTCCATATCGTCTCCATTAGTATTGCTATTCTGACCCATTACCCACTGTCTGGCTTCCTGACGTCGGGATCGCCCTCGACTCCACCGCATTCCCGACACCAGCGGCACCCCCCGTTTCACCGTCTCCACGACTCgactcttttctctcctccaacttctgCTCCCCTcacccctcccccccaaTTTGTCTTTACTTCTCCAATTCCCTGGTCGCCCATCATGTCCGGGCGGTTTGTGCGTTCTTCCAAGTACCGTATGGCTCCCCCTCAGTCCACTGTAGACCGCACGGCAAAAGGCTAATCGGCTCGTCTTAGGCCACGTTTTCGGGCGGCCGACACGAAAGGTACACCCTTGCCGAATCCTTATGCGCCGAACGCATCCGTTTGACTCCGACTCCAGGAACAATGCTACGATAATCTCCGCGTCTCGAGAAACGCCTGGGATACCAATTTGGTCAAGGTGCGTGTGGCCACCCACCCATCCACCGCTCCAGTGACTCGTCTCACCCGCCACATCTAGGTCAACCCGAAGTATTTGGCAGTCAATTGGGaagctggcggtggaggcgCTTTTGCCGTACTTCCTCTGGAGGAGCGTGGCAAATTGCCGGACAAATTCCCTCTGTTCCGTGGTCACACCGCGGTCGTTTTAGATACCGACTGGTAAGGAAACAGTGCGCGCAAGCTGCGGGAGGGTATCGTGGAAATTGCAATTTACACCATCCTTGCAGGAACCCTTTCAATGATGATCTGATTGCCTCGAGCTCGGATGACGGAAAGGTAGAGTCGTGCAACTAAGCTGCCTCCTTTCTGCAGCTGACCAGCTCCAGGTTTTGCTCTGGCGGGTCCCGGAGAACTTCACCGTCCGCTCCGATGCCGACCCGGATGATATCAAGGACATTGCGCCTGTCGGGAAACTGACTGGCCACCCCAAGTGAGAACAGCCATCAATGCGCAACGCTCAGCTGTGCTAACGGCCCTACAGAAAGATCGGCCACGTGCTTTTCAACCCCGCGGCGGAGAACGTGCTGGCAACGGCCTCGGGCGACTATACCGTGAAGGTCTGGGATATCGAGGCGGGGGCTCCGAAGTTGACCCTGAACGTCGGCGACATTGTGCAGTCCCAGTCGTGGAGTGCCAACGGCTCGCTTCTGGTCACCACCTCGCGGGACAAGAAGCTGCGGATATGGGATGTGCGTCAGGAGCGGCCGGCTCACGAGACGAATGGACACTCGGGGGCCAAGAACAGTCGTTCGGTGTGGCTGGGCGAGCGCGACCGGATCGCGACTACCGGCTTCTCCAAGATGAGTGACCGCCAGCTGGCCTTGTGGGATATCCGTGCGGTGCGCGAACCCATCAATGGTTTCAAGACGTTGGACTCGATCTCCGGGGTGTGCATGCCCTTCTGGGACGATGGTACCAGCTGCTTGTATCTAGCCGGACGAGGGTACGTGCTTCATATCAATTTCTGCTGCCAAGTACTAATTCGCGCAGTGATGGTAACATCCGATACtttgagctggagaatgacAAATTCGAATTCCTCTCCGAGCACAAGTCTGCCGACCCGCAGCGTGGTATCGCGTTCATGCCTAAGCGCGGTGTGAACATGCACGAGCACGAGGTGGCCCGGGCCTACAAGACGGTCAACGACACATACATCGAGCCCGTTTCGTTCATCGTTCCCCGTCGATCCGAGAACTTCCAGGATGACATCTACCCGGCCACGATTGGCGTGACCCCGGCCATGGGCTCGTCcgactggctggctggcaAAGAGGCGATTCCTCCCAAGATCTCCATGGCCAGCCTGTACGATGGCGAGGGTATCCAGGAGGTGTCTGGAAGTCAGGACAAGCCGACGGGCTCTATGGAGCCTGTTGAGCCCACGCCCGTCGAGAAGAAACCTGAGCCGGTGGCCAAAaagccggagccggagccggagccggaaCCAAGCCCCGTGGTGAAGCCAGCTCCGTCGATGAAGGAGCAAGGGGCGTCAatggcggccatggtgaaCAAGTttgccgacgacgaggaggatgccgaatccgttgaagaagatgacgacgccTCCAGTTTTGAGGAGGTTTCCAAGCCGGTTGAGCGCGCCGCTCGACCGGTTGTGGCCGAGTCGTCCTCTCCCCGTGTCAGCAGCCCTCTGCGACCGAAAGAGGAGCCCATGCCGCAACCAAGCGTCGCTGTATGTGGATGATTTTCTTATCAGGCTGTTCAAGTGATAGTGTGCTAATTGATTATCCCACAGACCAAAACCGTCTCATCCCCGGCTAGCGAATCGAGCTTACCCGCCGCTACCGTGCACCGGGAAATTgaagagatcaagaaccTGATTGCTGAGCAGACCAAGACGATTGCCGCGCAGGCccagcagatgcagatccTAACGGGGGAAATCGAGTCGCTCAAGAGCAAGCTGAACTAGTTAGTATATGCATGTCTTCTTGATTATGTTGCTGTTATGTGTCGATGGGTTGGAGGTGCTGGAGTGGATTCACGTCTCTCGTGTGTTGCGTATCTGCGATGTCTGGTCCGGCGCAATGTGGATAAACATGAATTGTTCTTAGCGGAATTGTCAATACATGCGGATCAACCTGGTGTCTTTATAGGATTGTAGTTTTTTTCTGGTTTCGCGGCAAGTATACCTTATCAGGGGATTGCTGCCCctaatatatatatctctgCGCTTCACTGATACTACCAACTCCATCAGTACTAGAAATTACACATTAATCGGGGCAACCCTGAAGTCAATTCTTGCCGGACAAGCATTTCATGTTCTATCTACTCGGGCTGTGTGACTGATGCCCGGAAAGAGCATATATACTGGAATTTCGGTCCCATTCCCACTAGGGAAATAACGACATGTAAAAAGCGAAAAGAAGCCACTCCAGTTTATGCCCATAAAAATCACTCCCAGTAATGCACCATCTAGTGATCAAGCTCATCTTCATATTTGTAGTTGATGCGACGGCCGGCCACCACGCGGTCCGGCCGGCTGTCTCGACGCCCCGATTTGGCCGATTCACGCCGTTGCTGTTCACGCAGAAGACGCTCGCGATTGCGTGCCTCCCGCTCCAGTGTGTGCGGGTCTTTTTCTGGTTCGGCTGGACCGTTCAGACGGTCTTGAGCTTGGCCGTCATCGGCGCGGTTGCGCTTGGTGCGGCGGGCATGTTCTCGAGAGGGCTGGGCATTTGCGTTGGCCGACTCAGATCGATCACGACGGGATCTCTTGCGGTCCCGCTCGCGAGGGCGTTCTCGATCGGACTCCCGCGCGCGGTCTTTTTCACGGTCAGGGTCTCGACGACGCTCGCCTTCGGTATCACGATCCCGATCGCGTTTACGGTCCCGACGCCGACGTTCTCGATCCCGGCCACTCTCGCGCTCCTCCTCACGGTGACGGGATCGCATACCAGTGCTGATCCGACTGGCGAGATCACGTCCGCCCTTTTCGGAAGATGGTTTGCTGCGTCCATTGGTTTTTGACTCCTCTGCGATTTGGGCTAGACGGTCTGCAGGGCGACTGTCTCCATTGCGGCTCGGACTGCGGCTGCGACTGCCGGTGCGGCTGCGATGACGACGAGAGTGGTGGCGACGACTGCTTTTTCCGTCTCCATCACTTTCGTGGTGTCGTCGCCGGGAGGACCGGCGGGAAGGTTTAGGGGACCTGGATCGGGAGGGCTGATCTTGATCAGT carries:
- a CDS encoding uncharacterized protein (ID:PFLUO_002256-T1.cds;~source:funannotate), with the translated sequence MSGRFVRSSKYRHVFGRPTRKEQCYDNLRVSRNAWDTNLVKVNPKYLAVNWEAGGGGAFAVLPLEERGKLPDKFPLFRGHTAVVLDTDWNPFNDDLIASSSDDGKVLLWRVPENFTVRSDADPDDIKDIAPVGKLTGHPKKIGHVLFNPAAENVLATASGDYTVKVWDIEAGAPKLTLNVGDIVQSQSWSANGSLLVTTSRDKKLRIWDVRQERPAHETNGHSGAKNSRSVWLGERDRIATTGFSKMSDRQLALWDIRAVREPINGFKTLDSISGVCMPFWDDGTSCLYLAGRGDGNIRYFELENDKFEFLSEHKSADPQRGIAFMPKRGVNMHEHEVARAYKTVNDTYIEPVSFIVPRRSENFQDDIYPATIGVTPAMGSSDWLAGKEAIPPKISMASLYDGEGIQEVSGSQDKPTGSMEPVEPTPVEKKPEPVAKKPEPEPEPEPSPVVKPAPSMKEQGASMAAMVNKFADDEEDAESVEEDDDASSFEEVSKPVERAARPVVAESSSPRVSSPLRPKEEPMPQPSVATKTVSSPASESSLPAATVHREIEEIKNLIAEQTKTIAAQAQQMQILTGEIESLKSKLN